The genomic DNA CAACACAGGAGCGAATATGATCGGCGAATCACTGAAAAAGGAATTCGAGGCCACTGTCGGGGCAGACAATGTCATGACCGAACCGACGGAGCTTTTTTCCTATTCCTATGACTCGGCGGTCCTGGACAAATCCCAGCCGGACATCGTGGTTCGGCCCGAACACTCCGAGGCCCTGGGCAAGGTGGTCAAACTGTGCAACGACAACGGTCTGAAGCTGACCGTTCGCGGAGCAGGCACTAATTTGTCCGGCGGGACCATCCCCCACCCCGGTGGTGTGGTCTGCCTGACCACGGCCCTGAACAGGATTCTTGAAGTCAACGAGGAGGATTTGTACGCCGTGGTCCAGCCAGGGGTGGTCACGGCCAAGTTCGCAGCCCACGTCGCCTCCAAGGGCCTCTTGTATCCGCCGGATCCCGGGTCCCAGGCCGTATCCACCTTGGGCGGCAACGTGGCCGAAAACGCCGGCGGCCTCAGGGCCCTGAAGTACGGGGTGACCAAGGACTATGTCATGGGTGTGGACTTCTTCGACGTCAACGGCGAGCTGATCCGATCCGGGGGAAAAACCGTCAAATGCGTCACCGGCTACAACCTGGCCGGGCTGATGATTGCCTCCGAGGGCACCCTGGGCGTGTTCGAGAAGCTGATTCTCAAGCTGGTTCCCCCTCCGGCAAGCTACAAATCCATGATGGCCGTGTTCAACGATGTCATGGACGCCTCCCGGACCGTTGCCGCCATCATCGCCGGCCAGATCGTCCCGGCCACCCTGGAACTCATGGACAACTTCACCATCCGGACCGTGGAAAATTTCCGCAAGGCCGGCCTGCCCGTGGACGCCGCGGCCATGCTCCTCATCGAAGTGGACGGACACCCGGCCCAGGTGGAGGACGACGCGGCCAGGGTGGAGGCCATCTGCAAACACAACAAAGCCGAAACCGTGCGGGTGGCCAAG from Deltaproteobacteria bacterium includes the following:
- a CDS encoding FAD-binding protein, with translation MGESLKKEFEATVGADNVMTEPTELFSYSYDSAVLDKSQPDIVVRPEHSEALGKVVKLCNDNGLKLTVRGAGTNLSGGTIPHPGGVVCLTTALNRILEVNEEDLYAVVQPGVVTAKFAAHVASKGLLYPPDPGSQAVSTLGGNVAENAGGLRALKYGVTKDYVMGVDFFDVNGELIRSGGKTVKCVTGYNLAGLMIASEGTLGVFEKLILKLVPPPASYKSMMAVFNDVMDASRTVAAIIAGQIVPATLELMDNFTIRTVENFRKAGLPVDAAAMLLIEVDGHPAQVEDDAARVEAICKHNKAETVRVAKDDAERNAVWQARRDALPALARVRPTTVLEDATVPRSKIPAMMQALDRIAKKYDLTIGTFGHAGDGNLHPTILTDKRDQDEWRRVEAAIDAIFDEALALGGTLSGEHGIGLAKSNYLKNEYGAGTIAYSRKMKSVLDPKGILNPGKLLGPVLG